GCCCACATACGCCTTGGCAAATTGCACCTCGGGCCGCAGGCGCTGCACCGAGCCCTTCAGCGCCCTGGCCAGCACCATGCTGAACTCGTGGGTGAGCAGCAGCACCAAAAACAGGGTGGCGCCCCGGCGCTTCAGCCCGTAGCGGCCCACGGCGAAGGCCAGCCCCAGCGCCAGAAAGATGATGGGCAGGCCGGCTACATGGCTCATCAGCGCCTCGTGCACAGCATCGGCCCCGGTGGTGAGGGCGGCAAAAAAAGGCACCGCTCCGGCAGAGGATGCGTGGATGAAGGCGGCCAGCGGGTGGTCGAAAAACAGGATGAGCAGGGCGCAGGCCGGCAGCGTGACGGCGGTGAAGACGAGGAACTGGCGGAGCGTCATAAATGCAATACGTAGCGCGGACTCTGCGAGTCCGCGCCTTCGTGAACGAAAGCCTGCCCATGCGCGGACTCGCAGAGTCCACGCTACGTGCTTACCCGACGGCTTGGTTCAGCGCCACGATGGCGGGCCGGTATTCCTCGCGGCCTACTATGAACTGGATGTTGACCTTGCGCAGGGCAAAGCCGGCACTGCGGATGTTGATGCCGGCCTCGGCCAGGGCGCCGGCGGCGCGGGCCAGCAGGCCGGGCTCGTCGATGTTGGAGCCGATGAGGCAAACCAGCGCAGCTTCTTCGATGGTGACTTGCTCGTATTTGGCTTGCAGCTCGGCCGTGAGCGCGGGCTTCAAATCCTTGGCCCACACCAGCACCGAGATGCTGTTGGCGCTGGTGGCTTTGAAGATGTAGCTCACGTCGAGGTCGTAGAACACCTGCATCAGGTGCAGGTCGAAGCCGGCGGTGCCCACCATCAGCGGGTCGTGGATGTCAATCATCACCACTTTGTCGGTGCCGGTGATGACTTCGATGTGCTTGTCGGGGCTCACGAAGTCGCGCGTGATGAGCGTGCCGGGGTGCGCGGGCTCGAAGGTGTTTTTGATGCGCAGGTCGATGGCGTTTATCTCCAGCGGCTTCGAGGCTTTGGGGTGAATGGCCTCCATGCCCACGTCGGCCAACTGGTCGGCCACGTCGTAGTTGGTGAAGCCCACGGGGCGGCAGTGGTCCACGCCCACGAGGTTGGGGTCGGCGGAGCAGAGGTGGTACTCCTTGTGAATAATGGCCTCCTGCGGCCGCACGGCCACGGCAATCTTGCTGAAAGTGACTTCCGAATAGCCGCGGTCGAACTCGCGCATGATGCCCTCCGTGCCCTTGGTGTAGCCAGTGGCGATGCAAATGGTGGTGGCGAAATCGATGTTGGCAAAGGCCTGCTTGATGCGCTCATCGATGGTGAGGGCCTGCGCGTCGTCGAAGCCGCTGAGGTCGACGAGGGTGGCGTTCACGCCGAGGTTTTGCAGGATGTTGACGGAGTTGAAGGCCGAGTGCGCCTCCCCTATTGAAGCCAAGATTTCGCGGGCCGCCTGCAGGATGTTGGCACTGTTGACGTAGCCGGAGGCCAGCACGTTCACTAGGCTGTCGAGGTAGGTTTGGGCCTGGTCGATGCGCTGCTGAATGAAGGCGTCGGCCACGGCCAGGTTGAGGCCCAGGGGCTCGTAGTTCTTATTCAGCTCCTGCAGCTTGGCGGCCACGTCCTGCAGCGCCGCCCGAAACTCCTGGTGCTGGCTGATGCGGTGATACACGCCGGGCGCGCCGGTTTTCTTGTTTTCGAGCAGCCAGTTGGTGACGTTGGCGTAGGCCGACACCACGAAAATGCGGTTGTACAGCGCCGCGCCCTGCCGGCCGTGGAAGATGATGTTGTCGAGGACGTCGGCGAAGGCGGTCATCGAGGTGCCGCCGATTTTTTCTACTGTAAGCATGTGCGGACGTTCGCCTCACCCCCCGGCCCCCTCTCCTCAGGGAGAGGGGGAGCCGAGGCGGAGGTAACGTTAAATTTAAAATGGAAAATCATCAGGCTCCCCCTCTCCCTGAGGAGAGGGGGCCGGGGGGTGAGGCGCCCGTAGGAACGAACCTTACTGCGCCACTTCCTTCCCGTAGGAAATCATGTTCGTAATCAGCCGGTAGGCGCCCGGCACGCCGGCCGGCAGTTCCCGGAACAGCGACAAGCCCGTGTAGATGTAGTGCCCTTTGCCGTAATCCGTCACCAGAATGGCGCTTTCCTTCGCCGCTTCGCCGGGGTCGCTGCTCGAAATGACGGTCTGGTATTTCGGGTCCCATTTCGATGGGTAATAGAGGCCCTGCTCCTGCACCCAGCCTTTAAAATCGTCGGCGGTGATTTTGTTGGGGGCGGCCAGCAGCTGGTGCTTCGTGAGGGTCACGGGGGCGTCTTCCACGGTCACGCGGTCGGAGGAAAGCGTCATCGGGTAGGGGCCGATTTCGGGCAGTACGGTGCCGCGGTTCACTACGTATTGTACGACTACGTTGCCGCCGGCTTCGATGTATTGGAGGATTTCGGGATGCTTGGTTTTCAGGGCATCGACGGTGTTGTAGGCGCGGATGCCCACGACCAGGGCATCGAATTCCTTGAGGCGGGCGGCGGTGATTTCCTCGGGCTTGAGCAGGGTGACGGTGTAGCCGATTTGGCGCAGGGCGTCGGGCACTTCGTCGCCGGCGCCCATGAGGTAGGCCACGTTCTGGCCGCGCCGCTTCAGGTCGAGCTTCACCAGTGGGGCCACGGCTTCGGGGAAGAGGAACTGCGTGGGGATGTGCGGGTACTCAATTTTCTGGATGCCGCGGGTGTACGTTTGACCGTCAACCGTTGCCACGGCGCGCAATTCTGCTTTGCCTTCAGTGGTCGTAGTCGGAGAAATTTTAAAGGATACTGTTCGCTCCTCGTCTTTATTCGTCAAACTGAAAGGAATCGTGGCGGGCGTGACCCGCCAACCGGCCGGCACTTGCAAGGCCACGCTCCCGCTTACCCCGGCTCGGCCGGCGCGCAATGTCACTGGCACTGTTTGTCCGAAGCCACCACTTACCTGGGCCTGTAGATTGGTGAAAATATAGGAACGGGCCGGCGGCAGATTCACCAACACGGGCGGCACCACGGCCAGCGGCTGGTATAATTCGCCCAGCACGGGGTCGGTGTGCTTGTATTGGACGGGGACGGTAATAGTTAGTGGTTCACCGTTGACTTGAAATTCGCAGTCCACTGCTACCGCTGGCGGATTCTCTGGCTGTCCAATAATCTGCTGGCGGGTTATTACAATTGGTCCTTTGCATCCGGGATAATAGCGCCTCGTGCTGATAGTGTCTGGCACTTGATACATGCCCACAGTGCCAAGTTTGCGTAGCCAATATGGCTGTGATACTGATACAGTAGTCGCTAGGGGAAGCTCAAGCTTTTCATTCACGGCAATACCCTTCTTGAGTTCCTTATTCAAAGCACCGTTTTTACCGCTATAGTCCTCCGATGAAATGGAACCCAACACAACTTTGGTCCCTGCTCCACGACAAACAATTTCAACATTGACAGGTAGAGTTTGCCCTGACGTGGCAGTAGCTTCAGATGCTGTCGCACCTACATAGATTCCTGACGCTGCCTGAATCAGTGTATTTACTTCTTCAAATTTCTCAGATACATAATCAGCCGACCAGCGTCGGGTATCATCACCTTGCTTGATGGGAACGCGCTGTATTGCCGCCCGCACCTTCAGCAGCCCCGCCACGCTGGCGCTGGGGTTGCTCGGGTCGTACTTGCGAATCACCTCCTCGATGAGCTTGCCCACGGCCGCGCCGCCGGGCACCCGGTTCCAGGTTTGGTCCACGCCTTCGAACAGGTCTTTGGTGGCTTTGTCGCCTTTCACGGGCTGGAAATACTCCAGCGCCTCGCCCCGCTGGGCGGCCGAGCCGAAGCCCTGGCTGCGGTGGTTGCTGCGGCTGCGGGCCGCGATTTCGCCGTAGCTCTGGCCCAGCAGGGGATTGTAGCCGCCGGCATCGAGCCGGAGGTAGCCGTCCATGTTTTCGCCGGGCTTCACAAAGAAGCTGCCGGTGTTCCAGAATAGCCGCTTGGGCTGCCAGGCTTGCACGTACTGGAGCTGTTCGGGGAAGCGCTTGGGGTCGCCGGCGGCGTCGAAGGCTTCGGCGGCGAGGATGGCGCTGGCCTGGTGGTGGCCGTGGCCGGCGCGGGCGTCGGGCGGGAAGCGGGTGATGAGCACGTCGGGCCGGCGCTGGCGGATGACCCACACCATGTCGGCGAGCACCTGCTCCTTGTCCCAGATGCGAAAGGTTTCGTCGGAAGTTTTGGAGAAGCCGAAGTCGTTGGCGCGGGTGAAGAACTGCCGGCCGCCGTCGAGCCGCCGGGCCGCGAGCAGCTCCTGCGTGCGAATCACGCCGAGGCCTTCGCGCAGCTCGGGGCCGATGAGGTTCTGGCCGCCGTCGCCGCGGGTGCAGCTCAGGTAGCTGGTTTCGAGCAGGCGCTCGTTGGCCAGGTAGGCGATGAGGCGGGTGTTTTCGTCGTCGGGGTGGGCGGCGATGTACATCACCGAGCCGAGGACGTTGAGCTTCTTGAGGCCCAGCAGGATTTCGGAGGAGGTGTAGGTTTTGGGCGTTTGGGCCTTCGTTTCAGTTAACAGTGAGCAGTTAACAGTGAGCAGTAGCAGGGCTGCGAGGCGCGGGCGGAAGTGTCGGAGCATGGGCGAGAAACCGGGATTGGGGACGTGAAGTTACCGGACGAGCCGCGTGCTCCGGTCCGACCGCCCTAGGCGGTCCGACCGGTTGAAGGGCGAACGAGATGAAAGGGGCGCTATATTTCGTTTCCTGACTACCCCTCTTCGACCGGTCGGACCGCCTAGGGCGGTCGGACCGGGGCAACGACAGCTTTTTACCGCGCCATGCACTACGAACCGGATTCGCTTTACCACGTCTACAACCGGGGCAATAATGGACAGCAGCTCTTCTTTGAGCCGGCGCATTACCACCATTTCCTGCGGCTGTTTCGGCAACACGTGGCTCCGACCGTTAGGGTAATTGCCTATTGCCTGATGCCCAATCATTTTCACTTCCTACTGCTGACCACTCCGGAAGGGACGCGCTGGGACGACTCGGCCAGCAGCGCCCGCCAACCGATGGTGCGCGGCTTGGCCAAGCTCCTGAGTGCGTATAGCCAGGGGCTGAACGAAGAGCTGGGGCGCAAGGGCGCGTTGTTCCAACCCAAGACCAAAGGCAAATTATTGGATGGGCCTTTCTGCGAAGTGGGCTATCCGCTTCTATGCTTTCAATATATTCATCAGAATCCGCTTCGGGCCGGGCTTTCGGCAGATTTGGCCGATTGGCCCTACTCCTCTTACCGTGACTATGCCGGCTTGCGCAGCGGTACGCTGTGCGACCATGCCAGCGGGCGAAAATTATTGGCCCTGCCCGCTGAGCCCCAGGAATTCATCACCGAGTCGACGCAGATGGTCGACCCAGCGCGGCTGCGCGGACGCTGGCTGTAGCGGCCCGGTCCGACCGCCCCAGGCGGTCCGACCGGTTGAAACCAGGACGGTGCTTACACGCACCCTCGACGCCTCCCGTCGACCGGTCGGACCGCCTGGGGCGGTCGGACCGGGGCAGCCGCTTTCAGCCGTGAAACACATACAGGTTGAAGGCGGCGTAGTTGGCTCCGAAATTCAGCAGGCCGGCTAGCAGCCCCACCAGCAGGGCCCGGCCCCACGCCGCAGACACGGGCAGTCCCAACCCGCGCCGCCCAATCAAAAACAAGTACAGCGCCGTGACGGTGCCTTGCAGCAGGGCCGTGCTCAGGCCCGGCTGGTGCACGCCCAGCAGGCGCACCGTGGGCAGCGCCAGCAGCAGCAACAGCTGGTAGGCGCAGCCCACCACCACCTGCACCAGCACGGCCTCGGCGTAGTTGAGGCCAGCGCGGCGGCGGTAGGCGGCCCACACCAGCAGGGCCTGCACCGGCAGCAGGGCCAGCCAGTACACGTTGAAAAAAGCCCCGATGGTGTGGAAGTATTGTTCGACGCGGTGCAGCTCGGCCGGGCTCAGGGTTTCGGTGCGCTGCATGGCAGCGGCCACGCTGGCGCCCACGCCTTCGTAGTAGTGCAGCTTCACGCCTAGCAGCGTGACAAAGCCGACGAGCAGCAGCAGAAATTGAAAGGGGTTGAAATGGCGCTTGCGGCGCCCGGCCAGGTAGTCGGCCACCAGCGGCCCCGGGCGTAGCAGCACCTGCGGGATGAAGGCGAAAATGCCCTTGTCGGCGTGGGTGAAGACGTGCAGCACCTCGTGGAGCACGTGCGCGGTGCTGAGGCGGTGGGCCGGCGCCTGCCCGCACTGCGGGCAGAAGCAACCGGGCGGCGCCAGGGCGTGGCCGCAGTTCAAACACGCGGGATGGTGGGCGGCGGCGTTTGTCATCATGGCCACAAATAAATGGGCCGGGCTGAGAAATACCGGGCGTGGCAACGCCCGCGGAGTTGGCGGCGGCGCAACATTGGGCCCGGCCGGCACGTCTTTGGCTCGGCTGAACTTCATTTGCCTTGATTTCGGTTTACTTCTCCACAGCGGCCGCCCGGATGCGCGGCCTTTTTCTTGAGTTATGACGTCAACCTTCCCCCGCGTTTCGCTGCCGCTGCTGCTGGCCGTCACGCTGTTTTCTTCCTGCGCCCGCCGGCCGGTGGCTACTACGCCCGCGGCCTCGGCGGCCGTGAGCGTGCCCGTGGCTGCCCCGGTGGCGCCCGAAACGCCCGCCCCGCAGGCGGCCCCCGCCCCCAAAGCCGACCAGAGCGCCGCCCAGTGGTACCTCAAAGACCCCGAGTTGGACAAAGTGCCCGGCGTGGGCGCCACCCGCACGTATTCGGAGCTGCTGAAGTCACTCACTCCTACCCCCGTGGTGGTGGCCGTGATTGACTCGGGCATCGACACGGCCCACGTCGACCTGAAGGCCGTGCTCTGGACCAACCCCAAGGAGATTCCCGGCAACGGCATCGACGACGACAAGAACGGCTACATCGACGACGTGCACGGCTGGAACTTCCTCGGCGGCCCCGACGGCCGCAACGTGAACGCCGAAACCCTGGAGATGACGCGCATTGTGGCCGCCGGCCGCACCCGCTTCAAGGGCAAGACGGCCGCCACCGTGAAGCCCACCGAAAAAGCTGACTTCGCCCTCTACCAGAAGGCCGAAAAAGCCTACAAGGCCCGCCTGACCGAAGAAACCGAGCGCAACCAGCAGGTGGAAAGCATGGCCGGCCCCCTCACCCAGATGGTGGCCGCCATGAAGCAGGCCCTTGGCACCGA
This DNA window, taken from Hymenobacter sp. 5317J-9, encodes the following:
- a CDS encoding aspartate kinase, which encodes MLTVEKIGGTSMTAFADVLDNIIFHGRQGAALYNRIFVVSAYANVTNWLLENKKTGAPGVYHRISQHQEFRAALQDVAAKLQELNKNYEPLGLNLAVADAFIQQRIDQAQTYLDSLVNVLASGYVNSANILQAAREILASIGEAHSAFNSVNILQNLGVNATLVDLSGFDDAQALTIDERIKQAFANIDFATTICIATGYTKGTEGIMREFDRGYSEVTFSKIAVAVRPQEAIIHKEYHLCSADPNLVGVDHCRPVGFTNYDVADQLADVGMEAIHPKASKPLEINAIDLRIKNTFEPAHPGTLITRDFVSPDKHIEVITGTDKVVMIDIHDPLMVGTAGFDLHLMQVFYDLDVSYIFKATSANSISVLVWAKDLKPALTAELQAKYEQVTIEEAALVCLIGSNIDEPGLLARAAGALAEAGINIRSAGFALRKVNIQFIVGREEYRPAIVALNQAVG
- a CDS encoding DUF3667 domain-containing protein, whose amino-acid sequence is MMTNAAAHHPACLNCGHALAPPGCFCPQCGQAPAHRLSTAHVLHEVLHVFTHADKGIFAFIPQVLLRPGPLVADYLAGRRKRHFNPFQFLLLLVGFVTLLGVKLHYYEGVGASVAAAMQRTETLSPAELHRVEQYFHTIGAFFNVYWLALLPVQALLVWAAYRRRAGLNYAEAVLVQVVVGCAYQLLLLLALPTVRLLGVHQPGLSTALLQGTVTALYLFLIGRRGLGLPVSAAWGRALLVGLLAGLLNFGANYAAFNLYVFHG
- a CDS encoding transposase, which produces MHYEPDSLYHVYNRGNNGQQLFFEPAHYHHFLRLFRQHVAPTVRVIAYCLMPNHFHFLLLTTPEGTRWDDSASSARQPMVRGLAKLLSAYSQGLNEELGRKGALFQPKTKGKLLDGPFCEVGYPLLCFQYIHQNPLRAGLSADLADWPYSSYRDYAGLRSGTLCDHASGRKLLALPAEPQEFITESTQMVDPARLRGRWL
- a CDS encoding phosphatase PAP2 family protein, which translates into the protein MTLRQFLVFTAVTLPACALLILFFDHPLAAFIHASSAGAVPFFAALTTGADAVHEALMSHVAGLPIIFLALGLAFAVGRYGLKRRGATLFLVLLLTHEFSMVLARALKGSVQRLRPEVQFAKAYVGTGLWSPGPHNDSFPSYHTAVYFSLFLPLAVAFPRWRVPLLVLPGLIGLGRLVLGAHYLSDVWASLWLVVTCTFLFGLLDKPREGLETQHVASPH
- a CDS encoding PIG-L family deacetylase; translation: MLRHFRPRLAALLLLTVNCSLLTETKAQTPKTYTSSEILLGLKKLNVLGSVMYIAAHPDDENTRLIAYLANERLLETSYLSCTRGDGGQNLIGPELREGLGVIRTQELLAARRLDGGRQFFTRANDFGFSKTSDETFRIWDKEQVLADMVWVIRQRRPDVLITRFPPDARAGHGHHQASAILAAEAFDAAGDPKRFPEQLQYVQAWQPKRLFWNTGSFFVKPGENMDGYLRLDAGGYNPLLGQSYGEIAARSRSNHRSQGFGSAAQRGEALEYFQPVKGDKATKDLFEGVDQTWNRVPGGAAVGKLIEEVIRKYDPSNPSASVAGLLKVRAAIQRVPIKQGDDTRRWSADYVSEKFEEVNTLIQAASGIYVGATASEATATSGQTLPVNVEIVCRGAGTKVVLGSISSEDYSGKNGALNKELKKGIAVNEKLELPLATTVSVSQPYWLRKLGTVGMYQVPDTISTRRYYPGCKGPIVITRQQIIGQPENPPAVAVDCEFQVNGEPLTITVPVQYKHTDPVLGELYQPLAVVPPVLVNLPPARSYIFTNLQAQVSGGFGQTVPVTLRAGRAGVSGSVALQVPAGWRVTPATIPFSLTNKDEERTVSFKISPTTTTEGKAELRAVATVDGQTYTRGIQKIEYPHIPTQFLFPEAVAPLVKLDLKRRGQNVAYLMGAGDEVPDALRQIGYTVTLLKPEEITAARLKEFDALVVGIRAYNTVDALKTKHPEILQYIEAGGNVVVQYVVNRGTVLPEIGPYPMTLSSDRVTVEDAPVTLTKHQLLAAPNKITADDFKGWVQEQGLYYPSKWDPKYQTVISSSDPGEAAKESAILVTDYGKGHYIYTGLSLFRELPAGVPGAYRLITNMISYGKEVAQ